A single genomic interval of Romboutsia ilealis harbors:
- a CDS encoding tyrosine-type recombinase/integrase: MSFAFIRKRSKNYIVYLEYKDENSGKKIQKNMGSFEKKRDASRKLNELKDSIFNDELILPNALNLENFLIDFLDKHKINLSITTYNCYLRICKKYIIPMLGKYKLEELKAIHVQNYVDDLVGILAPQTIKIHINILNLALKKAYRLRLIKENIIDCIEVPKVKKFKNNIYNKTNMFKLLQVCKGTPLELQIYLACGLGLRISEVLGLTWDNIDFNENTITINKITVRDNNSVILKNPKTESSERTISAPKEIINLLREHKRNQLEDKLKGKIKNHLNLLFFDKNENPIAQDVLSKKFNRFLKDNNLDHIRFHDLRHSHVTLLINSKVPIKVISERVGHSNINTTLNIYAHTLKEMDSEASDKISEILFNLG, from the coding sequence ATGAGCTTTGCTTTTATAAGAAAAAGAAGTAAAAACTATATAGTTTATTTAGAATATAAAGATGAAAACAGTGGTAAAAAAATACAAAAAAATATGGGTTCTTTTGAAAAGAAAAGAGATGCATCTAGAAAGTTAAATGAATTAAAAGATAGTATATTTAACGATGAATTAATACTTCCGAATGCTCTAAATTTAGAAAATTTTTTAATTGATTTCTTAGATAAACATAAGATAAATTTATCTATTACAACATATAATTGTTATCTTAGAATATGCAAAAAATATATAATACCTATGTTAGGAAAATATAAATTAGAAGAATTAAAAGCTATACATGTGCAAAACTATGTTGATGATTTAGTAGGTATCTTAGCTCCTCAAACTATAAAGATACATATAAATATTTTAAACTTAGCATTAAAAAAAGCATACAGATTAAGATTAATAAAAGAAAACATAATTGATTGTATAGAAGTTCCAAAAGTAAAAAAGTTTAAAAATAATATCTACAATAAAACTAATATGTTCAAACTTCTTCAAGTTTGTAAAGGAACTCCATTAGAGTTACAGATTTATTTAGCCTGTGGACTAGGCCTTAGAATCTCGGAAGTTTTGGGTTTAACTTGGGATAATATAGATTTTAACGAAAATACAATAACTATAAATAAAATAACCGTTAGAGATAATAATTCTGTAATACTAAAAAATCCTAAGACAGAAAGTTCCGAAAGAACAATATCTGCTCCTAAAGAAATAATAAATCTATTAAGAGAACATAAAAGAAATCAGTTAGAGGATAAACTAAAGGGTAAGATAAAGAATCATTTAAACTTACTATTCTTTGATAAAAATGAAAATCCTATAGCTCAAGACGTATTAAGTAAAAAGTTTAATAGATTTCTTAAGGATAATAATTTGGATCATATAAGATTTCATGATCTTAGACACTCTCATGTTACACTGCTTATAAATTCAAAAGTACCAATTAAAGTAATTTCAGAAAGGGTTGGACACTCAAACATTAATACCACTCTTAATATATATGCTCATACATTAAAAGAAATGGATTCTGAAGCTAGTGATAAAATATCAGAAATTTTATTTAATTTAGGATAA
- the trmB gene encoding tRNA (guanosine(46)-N7)-methyltransferase TrmB produces MRRRKVKGADEKLLSYKDYVVRDNIESLKGNWNKLFKNDNPIHAEFGTGRGKFLTTLAKQNPDINYIAFEIKEEVLLKAVEKADRDNLNNIVFAWADVSKALDYFDSNELSRVYINFCDPWPKKRWAKRRLTHTNFLNMYREILNPEGEIHFKTDNEGLFEFSLNEIASNNWILKNISLNLANSDFENVTTEYEDKFMSQGLKIFRCEAKSK; encoded by the coding sequence ATGAGAAGAAGAAAAGTCAAAGGCGCAGATGAAAAACTATTAAGTTATAAAGACTATGTAGTTAGAGATAATATAGAAAGCTTAAAAGGAAACTGGAATAAGTTATTTAAAAATGATAATCCTATACATGCAGAGTTCGGTACTGGTAGAGGGAAATTTTTAACTACATTAGCAAAACAAAACCCTGATATAAATTACATTGCTTTTGAAATAAAGGAAGAAGTACTTTTAAAAGCTGTAGAAAAAGCAGATCGTGATAATTTAAATAATATAGTATTTGCTTGGGCAGATGTAAGCAAAGCATTAGATTATTTTGATTCAAATGAACTATCTAGAGTTTATATCAATTTCTGTGATCCATGGCCTAAGAAAAGATGGGCAAAGAGAAGATTAACTCATACTAATTTCTTAAATATGTATAGAGAGATACTTAACCCAGAAGGTGAAATACATTTTAAAACCGACAATGAAGGGTTATTTGAGTTTAGTTTAAATGAAATAGCTTCTAACAACTGGATTCTTAAAAACATATCATTAAATTTAGCTAATAGCGATTTTGAAAATGTAACAACTGAATATGAAGATAAGTTTATGTCTCAAGGATTAAAAATCTTTAGATGTGAAGCTAAATCAAAATAA